A single Acidaminococcus sp. DNA region contains:
- a CDS encoding V-type ATP synthase subunit I gives MLVPMQRLTLYALKSDRDALLLALQKDGSVMLDPDGEKSGGTGAEAVSSQLEKASLVLRFMEKNGGKKPLITPRQEVSYGDFLKTSEEGRSVTEKVDTLSNRIAAMDSEAAALRTQAESLEPWKDLEIPLEQLGLTETTRIYAGFLPDKEVPVVQDAIKDLLAEMKLYGIGPDGQAVVVVAHVDADSDVKRILKENDFSEAVLPKRSGKAAEIMKELNAEADERLAKAEAWRKEAVSAASGKQQVELYYDQLAAEGDRLAHNGTETDSAFMMTGWVRKDRKKRLEEVVSGVTDAYQLEFRDPTPDEVPPTVLQNNKLVRPYESVVQLYSLPAAGTIDPDWMVAPFHFIFFGMMMSDAGYGIVMTIAFYIAMKKFKPKGFSGNLTMVAFLGSISTILWGALFGGWFGAEWHPLLFVPMNEPTKMLALCFLLGALHLVAGMLTKAYMMIRDGDVAGAFFDEFSWLIMFAGFLLMALLPGPVGKYMAIFGAAVIVLFGGRDRKGIFGRLIGGLLSLYNISGYLSDLLSYSRIFALGLSTGVVGMVINTLARMLSSAGSLGTVGAVIILIGGHFFNILINILSAFVHSSRLQYIEFFGKFFEPGGRAFQPLAFRTKYTDIVK, from the coding sequence ATGTTAGTTCCTATGCAAAGACTAACGCTCTACGCCTTGAAATCCGACCGTGATGCACTTCTCCTGGCTCTTCAGAAGGATGGCAGCGTGATGCTGGATCCCGATGGGGAGAAAAGCGGAGGAACGGGAGCGGAGGCAGTGAGCTCCCAGCTTGAAAAAGCAAGCCTCGTCCTGCGCTTCATGGAGAAAAACGGAGGTAAAAAACCTCTCATTACACCGCGTCAGGAAGTTTCCTATGGTGATTTCCTGAAAACCAGTGAGGAAGGCCGCTCGGTGACAGAAAAGGTGGATACCCTTTCCAACCGAATTGCGGCAATGGACAGTGAGGCCGCAGCCTTGAGAACGCAGGCTGAAAGTCTGGAGCCCTGGAAGGATCTGGAGATTCCCCTGGAACAGCTGGGACTTACAGAAACAACCCGTATTTATGCAGGATTCCTTCCTGATAAAGAGGTTCCTGTCGTCCAGGATGCCATTAAGGACCTTTTGGCCGAGATGAAGCTCTATGGAATCGGACCTGACGGACAGGCTGTGGTGGTTGTTGCTCACGTGGATGCTGACAGCGACGTAAAGCGCATTTTGAAAGAAAACGATTTTTCCGAGGCCGTCCTGCCTAAGCGCAGCGGCAAGGCCGCGGAAATCATGAAGGAACTGAACGCGGAAGCAGACGAACGCCTCGCCAAGGCGGAAGCCTGGCGCAAAGAAGCGGTATCGGCAGCTTCCGGAAAGCAGCAGGTGGAATTGTATTACGATCAGCTTGCCGCAGAGGGCGACCGCCTCGCGCATAACGGGACGGAGACAGATAGTGCCTTCATGATGACCGGCTGGGTGCGTAAGGACCGGAAAAAACGTCTGGAAGAAGTGGTTTCCGGAGTTACCGATGCTTACCAGCTGGAATTCAGGGATCCTACCCCTGATGAAGTTCCTCCGACGGTACTGCAGAACAACAAACTGGTCAGACCGTACGAATCAGTAGTCCAGCTGTATTCCCTGCCGGCGGCCGGAACCATCGACCCGGACTGGATGGTGGCTCCGTTCCACTTCATCTTCTTCGGAATGATGATGTCTGATGCCGGATATGGTATCGTCATGACGATTGCTTTCTATATCGCCATGAAGAAATTCAAACCAAAAGGATTCAGCGGCAACCTTACAATGGTTGCGTTCCTGGGCAGTATTTCTACAATCCTCTGGGGCGCACTGTTTGGCGGCTGGTTCGGTGCCGAGTGGCATCCGCTGCTCTTTGTGCCGATGAATGAACCGACGAAAATGCTGGCTCTCTGCTTCCTGCTGGGTGCCCTTCATCTGGTTGCCGGGATGTTGACCAAGGCTTACATGATGATTCGTGACGGCGACGTCGCGGGCGCGTTCTTTGACGAATTCAGCTGGCTCATTATGTTTGCCGGATTCCTTCTCATGGCGTTGCTGCCGGGCCCTGTAGGCAAGTACATGGCCATTTTCGGTGCTGCCGTGATTGTATTGTTCGGCGGGCGTGACCGCAAAGGAATTTTCGGCCGTCTGATCGGCGGACTCCTGAGCTTGTACAATATCAGCGGATATCTGAGTGACCTGCTCAGTTATTCCCGTATCTTTGCTCTGGGTCTTTCGACCGGCGTTGTCGGTATGGTCATTAATACTCTTGCAAGAATGCTCAGTTCGGCCGGTTCTCTCGGTACGGTGGGGGCAGTAATTATCCTCATCGGCGGGCATTTCTTCAACATCTTAATCAATATTCTGAGTGCCTTTGTGCACAGCAGTCGTCTGCAGTACATTGAGTTCTTCGGAAAATTCTTCGAACCTGGCGGCCGTGCTTTCCAGCCCCTGGCATTCCGGACCAAGTATACGGACATTGTGAAATAA
- a CDS encoding V-type ATP synthase subunit K: MITLGTALAFGGAALAAGFAGAGSAMGVGIAGEAGSGVVSEDPDKFGRVLVLQALPGTQGIYGLLIAFIILLNLGVIDGNIKELTTPQGWAFFFAGLPMAIGGFLSAIYQGKAAAAGIYLTAKRPEETGKGIIMTAMVETYAVLSLLISFIMVSGIKI; this comes from the coding sequence ATGATTACTTTAGGTACAGCCTTGGCTTTTGGTGGTGCTGCTCTGGCAGCCGGTTTTGCGGGTGCAGGCAGCGCTATGGGCGTTGGTATTGCCGGTGAAGCGGGCAGCGGCGTCGTCAGTGAAGATCCTGATAAATTCGGCCGTGTACTGGTGCTGCAGGCACTGCCTGGCACGCAGGGCATTTACGGCCTGCTGATTGCTTTTATCATTCTGCTGAATCTCGGAGTTATCGACGGTAATATCAAAGAGCTGACCACTCCTCAGGGGTGGGCCTTCTTCTTTGCGGGCCTGCCAATGGCTATCGGCGGCTTCCTGTCCGCTATTTATCAGGGCAAGGCTGCTGCTGCCGGTATTTATCTGACCGCAAAGCGCCCGGAAGAAACCGGTAAAGGTATCATTATGACCGCTATGGTTGAAACGTACGCTGTATTGAGCCTTCTGATTTCCTTCATCATGGTCAGCGGCATCAAGATCTAA
- a CDS encoding V-type ATP synthase subunit E family protein, whose translation MAGNKIIEKIEEEARQNAAAIKASAQKKAEAESARILAKAKASVEEITKKAQTDAAEAAGRLTLVAELQNRKASLASRREVLKEAFDKAADALAHLPKEQWEKLILQIITTSDVTGHEVLYVPAKDRDAYEKGFLDTINKALKDQGKAGKLTLAKEAAPIDGGVFLQGEDCDFDGSFATLLEDVRTEEEYRVAEILYGAEVK comes from the coding sequence GTGGCAGGCAATAAGATTATCGAAAAGATAGAAGAGGAAGCGAGACAGAACGCAGCTGCCATCAAGGCTTCGGCCCAGAAGAAGGCAGAGGCGGAAAGTGCCCGCATCCTGGCAAAAGCCAAAGCTTCCGTAGAAGAAATTACCAAGAAAGCTCAGACGGATGCAGCGGAAGCGGCAGGCCGCCTGACGCTGGTTGCTGAGCTGCAGAACCGCAAGGCTTCGCTGGCAAGCCGCCGCGAGGTTTTGAAGGAAGCGTTTGACAAGGCAGCCGATGCGCTGGCTCATTTGCCGAAGGAACAATGGGAGAAACTGATTCTCCAGATCATTACTACGTCCGATGTGACAGGGCATGAAGTGCTGTATGTTCCTGCCAAGGATCGTGACGCCTATGAAAAGGGATTCCTGGATACGATCAACAAGGCCCTCAAGGACCAGGGCAAAGCAGGTAAACTGACCCTGGCCAAGGAAGCGGCCCCTATTGACGGCGGCGTTTTCCTCCAGGGTGAGGACTGCGATTTTGATGGCTCTTTTGCCACGCTGCTGGAAGATGTTCGCACCGAGGAGGAGTATCGCGTAGCAGAGATCCTGTATGGTGCGGAGGTGAAGTAA
- a CDS encoding V-type ATPase subunit — protein MPQPSYEFALGRIGVLSTHLLSTAQVRRIAEAGSAKEALKLLLETGYGENVATEQEIAQGDVDLIIRDQLQLTRKRIKELTPDPELTGLFLLPVDTHNIKALLKARLLGTNADAILRDGGNFPLDTLKDMIQTKYYEDLPPVYRDVMNKIESGFTRGEADPLVFSAMVDGAMFTHAQRVLDARKEKGFIRDFFSLWADFQNTLSVIRAQNMHWSLNQLKTVLLDCGSIEKSVFEDSLSTPPEQLGARLSQGAHGMQLNQAINEFAQTNDIGVITKQMQEGLMHIIRNAKWQAHSLGPIVGYLMAREAEAEALRLIFGALQGGFEPQLPEMYA, from the coding sequence ATGCCCCAGCCCAGTTATGAATTTGCCCTGGGCCGTATCGGGGTTCTGTCCACGCATTTGCTGAGTACCGCTCAGGTCCGCCGGATAGCCGAGGCTGGCAGTGCCAAAGAGGCACTGAAGCTTCTGCTGGAGACCGGGTACGGTGAAAACGTGGCAACGGAGCAGGAAATCGCGCAGGGCGATGTTGATTTGATTATCCGTGACCAGCTGCAGCTGACGCGGAAGAGAATCAAGGAACTGACCCCGGATCCGGAACTGACGGGACTTTTCCTCCTGCCGGTCGATACTCATAATATCAAGGCACTGCTGAAAGCCCGCCTTTTGGGCACGAATGCCGATGCTATCCTGCGGGACGGAGGAAACTTTCCTCTGGATACACTGAAGGATATGATTCAGACAAAATATTATGAGGATCTGCCGCCGGTTTACCGGGATGTGATGAACAAAATTGAAAGCGGTTTTACCCGCGGCGAAGCGGATCCGCTGGTTTTCAGTGCGATGGTGGACGGTGCTATGTTTACGCATGCGCAGCGCGTACTGGATGCTCGTAAGGAGAAAGGCTTCATTCGTGATTTCTTCTCCCTTTGGGCGGATTTCCAGAATACGCTCAGCGTAATCCGGGCCCAGAACATGCATTGGAGCCTGAATCAGCTTAAGACGGTGCTGCTTGACTGTGGTTCCATTGAGAAATCTGTTTTTGAAGACAGTCTGTCTACACCGCCGGAACAGCTCGGTGCACGTCTCAGTCAGGGTGCACATGGCATGCAGCTGAATCAGGCCATCAACGAATTTGCCCAGACCAACGACATCGGGGTAATTACCAAGCAGATGCAGGAAGGTCTGATGCATATTATCCGCAATGCCAAGTGGCAGGCTCATTCCCTTGGACCTATCGTAGGGTACCTCATGGCCCGGGAAGCAGAAGCCGAAGCACTCCGCCTGATCTTCGGGGCACTGCAGGGTGGTTTCGAACCGCAGCTGCCCGAAATGTACGCGTAA
- a CDS encoding V-type ATP synthase subunit F (produces ATP from ADP in the presence of a proton gradient across the membrane; the F subunit is part of the catalytic core of the ATP synthase complex), whose amino-acid sequence MKKNKIAVVGDPSSVMIFKAVGFDVFYEEEPDKIKRRLHKLADEGYVVIYITETAAQEAGDVIEEYATATYPAIIPIPAGNRSLGLGMKRVKENVEKAVGADILFKEG is encoded by the coding sequence ATGAAGAAAAATAAAATAGCAGTCGTCGGTGATCCCAGCTCCGTCATGATCTTCAAGGCGGTCGGCTTTGATGTGTTCTATGAAGAAGAGCCGGACAAGATTAAACGGCGGCTCCACAAATTGGCCGATGAAGGCTACGTGGTCATCTATATTACGGAAACCGCAGCCCAGGAGGCCGGTGACGTAATTGAAGAATATGCTACGGCAACCTATCCCGCCATCATTCCGATTCCTGCAGGGAACCGTTCCCTCGGACTTGGGATGAAGCGTGTGAAGGAAAATGTGGAAAAAGCCGTAGGTGCCGACATTCTATTCAAAGAAGGGTAG